Within the Asterias amurensis chromosome 15, ASM3211899v1 genome, the region GGAGATGTTCGAAATGGGTGACGATTTCTTCGCTTCCTGTGGCCTGATACGAGTCAATGATGCCTTCTGGAATAATTCAATGATTGTTAAACCTACTGATGGCAGGGAGGCTGTGTGTCACCCAACAGCATGGGATATGGGCAACGGTGAAGATTTTAGGCAAGTGAACAATGTATACTTGGTTCATGCTTGATTCTTTAGCTCATACCTCTCATAGAATCGAATAATGTGCCAAAAAAAAGATACCCCAGggatttttgtaaacaaaggaaATTTTTCAAAGAAGTTAAACAGCTGAGCAGGCCGAACAGAGTTGCCCATCATACAAACTACATGTTCCTGTTTGCCTGAATAATGTGATTAAATAATACCCCAAAATCGATATTCAAAGTTCTTTTAAACTATGTATCTTTTTTGTCaagcgttttttgtttttttgtcaacagaAAGTTTCACAAATTTCTTTTATAATAACTTCAAAAATAATTAGGCCTAGCCAGGTTTAATAAGTGATTGTTTTACGCCTTCATTGTAGAATTAAGATGTGTACCGAGGTCAACATGGAGTATTTTCAAACCATCCATCATGAGCTTGGCCACATTCAATATTACATGCAATATAAAGATATCCCATTGCTCTTCCACGGTGGTGCCAATGGGGCCTTCCACGAGGCCGTGGGCGAAGTGATGACACTGTCTATTTCTACGCCTGCGCACTTGTCCCATCCTGACGTCGCACTTCTTCCCCCAGGGACTGGTGCAGATAAAGGTAAATAATGACATTATTATAACTTCGAAGCCGGAAACAAATCTCTTTGTTgggcagaaaaaaaatgtgatcGCCAACTGGGcataattattatgttattttatgtacatgattCTGAAGTAAGCAAGTTTGCAATatacgatgtgacctgtgacatcgcATGTTTACaagagagccacagagcctggacttcctgcaggcatgatttgtacacacctcaaacataaaatcttgtattaatatggagattgcactgtctaattcctatcaatttttgatatgatgaaaggggctcATCTCAAAAATTGTCAAGCTTTTACTTTCAGGATTTTATGTGGAAATATGACACAgtatgtcaactttcccattaCCCATAGGGCCATTGTAGTATactgcctgccagaatactcaaagaatgctACAAgttcacacttattgtaaacaaggttcacatggtctatactctCAGCAAACCTTTTGTGCCCATTACCTGCTCatggaaattgaaataaatacaattttgcATGAATACGAAAATAAGTCACTACAATTTACTAACGTCGATCACTCTATAAAGTACCCAGATGGGGGAtttcttttagataaaaaactgacacatttattttcctTAAAATTAATACATTCAGAGACTGATATCAACTTTCTACTGAAGACAGCGTTGAGTACAATTGGTACCCTGCCCTTTAGCATCGCTTTGGATCAATGGCGATGGGATGTGTTCGCTGGTAACATCACTGAGGATAAATGGATGGAAAGATGGTGGCAACTAAAGTAAGTTGAGTTTTCTGAAAACAACTTTATGCAACTGTCATCCATTTTCGTTTTGAGCAAAGTAGGTGGAAGGTTGCAATAGCTTAttcaaaacttttttatttactGGTGTATTGACTTTCTTGTCATACTTTCTCCAGGCATGATCTTGTTGGTGTAAAGGCTCCAGTGACACGGACTGAGAATGACTTTGATGCCGGTGCAATGTATCACATCGTCGTCGCTTACCCGTTCCTTGGGTAAGTATAAGCTGCGTCAATAGCCCTTTTTGAAATCACGGCTTCGGCTTGGGTTCCGGCTttaggctccgttctctcgtgtGAAGCCAtgcgcgtacgcaaagcacgtacaactgtcaaaacaaccgcacggggccaagctagcctaagccgaatctggagccgaagccgttgATTCGTAAACTTTACACCCTTTACGGTAGGGTGTGTGATTTATAGTTTGGTAGTTCTGTAGGCCCCTGTGGCGTGAGCAGCTTATATTTACATACATTTTATTCTACAGGTATTTCATCCGTACGGTCATCCAGTTCCAGTTCCAGAAAGCATTGTGTGACGCAGCGGGACATACGGGACCTCTACATCGATGTGACTTCTACAAGTCGCAGGAGGCAGGCCAGAAACTCGAGTAAGATTGATAAGTTTGTTTTTATCCTAAACAAGTTGCTATTACTGCAATCGCAGTAGGCCTACTGCTGTAGCCTCGGTATTGTCTCTTTCGGGTAATGACGTCATATCTCTTTGAAATCATTCTACCTTGTGATTacgtttaaatttaaaaaaaaaatcttcttaaATATATTGAAGTAATTTctattgcatttttgttgtttttaactaattttgttattttttagagCTATGCTTAAGTTGGGAACGAGCAAGCCCTGGCCAGATGCAATGGAAGCCAttacaggtcaaaggttaatgACAGCAGACGCCATCAACGCCTACTTTGCGCCATTGAAGACATGGCTCGAAGAGACCAACGAGAAGAACGGAGAGAATATTGGATGGGAGACTCAGGGTAAGTTTAGGTCCCGGTCAACATTACATGGTTTGAAAAAATTAAGTTTTCATATAACGCACTTACTTTTGCATTTATCATTTTTGTGTTGTTGAtcttttgtttgccttttttaGAACAAGTAATGTAAACGCTGACAAGAGTGTTAGTGGGTAATGTGAACTGTTTTTGTGGGTTCTGTGAAGGTTTGCATGATTTGAAACACaataaaatacgtttgtaatATTCCTATCACAGTATCAACTTTGTTTTATGGAATCCTTTGGCACGGTTTCAGTGGAACCTGTCGATCGTTGGACCTCTGTGCCTGGCGGTGCTTAATAAGTAAAGCACGAATATAAGCATGGAACCTGTTTGTGTATTTGCCATTATATTTTCTCAATCCATttccttttaacaaaaaatgttggCACTTTATTTTTACGTGTATGTTGCACATGGCATGGCTAACTAACTATCCACTGCTATTTTTCACTCTGGTTATAGCAGCTTCACACTCGTCCACGTACATGCAactgtttttcaaattttccaACTGAATCGATCAATAGCGCTTATGCATAAGCgtatcctttaaacaaaatataccgCAAATCATCACAGGAAACCGAGTACAGTTAGAATAAACTCAGCTGCCCAAATGGATGCCATGTTTGAAAGCTGTGTACGACCGTGGTTCTCCGTTTCTAGCTTGGACTCGGATTTCACCCAGAATCCTTTGCACGCCGATCATGCGCAATGGGAAATGTGGGTCATTTCTCTCTTAAGTACATGCACGGTTCCCTTTTTAACTGTCTATAACAAGATGTTGTTTTTGCTATACACAGAACCTGACGCTGGGGATGGTGCTTATTTACTACCTGGTGTATCCATGCTGTTGCTGGTCTTATGTCTGATAGCTACACGGTTACAAATGTAAAGCAAATGTGGGGCCAATAGTTTGATAAGGGTTCTACACTTTATCACTTCTACTGAGGGTTGATCCGGGTCCCGTGGGCCTGACACACTTCTGGATCACGTGATCCAAAAATGGGTCAAAATTGACCCAGAATGGGTCAGGTCCCATACGACCCgggatccgggtcaattcttaACAGGGAATTCTAGAGTATATCTTACCAGAGACAGTTGCGGGAACAAAATTGAGCCAGTGATGCAATCTTGTaacttcatttattttaatcattttagtCATTGTTGCTCCTCATTTTATCTACATGCCAATTAAATCTTAAGATGACTGTGTTTGAACTGCAATAATGTACACGAATTGGTTTTGACTTTGTTTGGAAGCATAcctcatttatttccacaaatgATGCTAGTTCAGTGTATCAGTGTGCATCTACCGTTAGTTTTAGCTTCATGGCAAACACAGCTCCCCTACCATTATTAGTTGATTATAATATCTGTTACATGATACTGGAGCCCGTAGAGGGCGTGCACAACAGCTCACCCGTGTTTTATTTCTATGGTTTAAAACTAACTTTGAATAACACAGGACTCCTATCAGACTAAGGCCACAATACAAAATAAGTCCAACTGTTAGTAGATGATCACAACATAATAATTAATGAAAATTAGGAAGTTTTAGTTTCATATTTGTCACAATAGTAGTGTCACAACCCTAAAACGACTCATGGTCACATTGCTGCATGCTGAGCATAGTATGCTTTTATCTGTTCAGATTACACTAATCAATATTGCAAACTATTAACTATTAGACGGTCCGATTTAATGATTGATGTATTCCTGTAACACATTAAATCTTGGCTGTTACTTAATATGTAGTTTTGCCTATAGTGTAACACTATAGAGCCACCTAGTCGCCTATATCAGCTCCGTTGCGCAttgaattttaataaaaatggaATAGAATTATTTACCATTATAATGTAGTCATGGAGCGCTAGTCAACACCGGCTACACggataaaaacaaaaccctTCGGGGAAAGAAACGTACAACCAACGCGGCAAAATTAAAACAGTGTGTTTTACTGAACCCTAACGGTGCAACCAAAACGGTGCAAATGTAAAGTATAACTTTGATATTTGGAACTTcctacacaatctgagaaacgattcggCAAGAAGCGTTtctcatattattttgtttttaatccctTACTCTAAAACCACAATTCCTTTGAAGAGaaacttttctcaaaatgttgtacaTTATCATCAGCTGCGGTGCTTCTTATATAAATGGAACCTATTATGGCGATTCATTTATgtagcaattaccaaaggtacagTCCCTTTAAGCTTGATCTGTAAGTTTCCCGTTTCGGATGAATACTGAATGCTGTATTAATTCTCCACATGAGTTCATCTGAATCTGAGGAATGGATACAGTTTAGGTCTCGTACATCGTCGTCTTCTTTTCGCCATGGGGAACTTGATTAGAGGAGGCAGGCGATCCTTCCAGTCACCCTGGTTTTAAGAAAGAAAACGAAGTTAGAAAGATATATCataattttttatgtaaatacATGGTTTCTGTCATCACACTACAAAAAGGTTTACATGCTTATGTTTTCCTATTATCAATAtacacacatatttttttactaCACAGTAG harbors:
- the LOC139947994 gene encoding angiotensin-converting enzyme 2-like isoform X1 is translated as MFSYYYCTYILFICVVSLQVNLSLGDEALITDIDEARAFLSRYEESAKVVYYASSLASWKFNTNITDYNQQKDLEASLVSAAFGKEAYDNATRFDETGFPEDIKRQFQKLKDIGSDALEPSKVEEYNQVISKMTDNYGKGTVCRPNDASDCLQIEPGLGKVMATSEDWDELLWAWQGFRDEVGIPNKPLYKEYVALANEAARLNGYSDMGEYWRSDYESETIIAQAYELYDQILPLYKQLHAYVRRIMNTKHSDHVDLTGRIPSNLLGDMWGRFWGNIYKQVVPYPDAPNIDVTDAMIAKGLTPLEMFEMGDDFFASCGLIRVNDAFWNNSMIVKPTDGREAVCHPTAWDMGNGEDFRIKMCTEVNMEYFQTIHHELGHIQYYMQYKDIPLLFHGGANGAFHEAVGEVMTLSISTPAHLSHPDVALLPPGTGADKETDINFLLKTALSTIGTLPFSIALDQWRWDVFAGNITEDKWMERWWQLKHDLVGVKAPVTRTENDFDAGAMYHIVVAYPFLGYFIRTVIQFQFQKALCDAAGHTGPLHRCDFYKSQEAGQKLEAMLKLGTSKPWPDAMEAITGQRLMTADAINAYFAPLKTWLEETNEKNGENIGWETQEPDAGDGAYLLPGVSMLLLVLCLIATRLQM
- the LOC139947994 gene encoding angiotensin-converting enzyme 2-like isoform X2, which produces MFSYYYCTYILFICVVSLQVNLSLGDEALITDIDEARAFLSRYEESAKVVYYASSLASWKFNTNITDYNQQKDLEASLVSAAFGKEAYDNATRFDETGFPEDIKRQFQKLKDIGSDALEPSKVEEYNQVISKMTDNYGKGTVCRPNDASDCLQIEPGLGKVMATSEDWDELLWAWQGFRDEVGIPNKPLYKEYVALANEAARLNGYSDMGEYWRSDYESETIIAQAYELYDQILPLYKQLHAYVRRIMNTKHSDHVDLTGRIPSNLLGDMWGRFWGNIYKQVVPYPDAPNIDVTDAMIAKGLTPLEMFEMGDDFFASCGLIRVNDAFWNNSMIVKPTDGREAVCHPTAWDMGNGEDFRIKMCTEVNMEYFQTIHHELGHIQYYMQYKDIPLLFHGGANGAFHEAVGEVMTLSISTPAHLSHPDVALLPPGTGADKETDINFLLKTALSTIGTLPFSIALDQWRWDVFAGNITEDKWMERWWQLKHDLVGVKAPVTRTENDFDAGAMYHIVVAYPFLGYFIRTVIQFQFQKALCDAAGHTGPLHRCDFYKSQEAGQKLEAMLKLGTSKPWPDAMEAITGQRLMTADAINAYFAPLKTWLEETNEKNGENIGWETQEQVM